A part of Capsicum annuum cultivar UCD-10X-F1 chromosome 6, UCD10Xv1.1, whole genome shotgun sequence genomic DNA contains:
- the LOC107855443 gene encoding biotin carboxyl carrier protein of acetyl-CoA carboxylase 1, chloroplastic yields the protein MASFSVPCPKVSVLSVASSSHSSQTHQPHVSVSFRSGPALVPRIQGGSSWVQSQVFKVNAKLNEVAIDQSNNSTPVSEESLEEVSKTEYSIPDASSIQAFMSQAADLVQLVDSRDIVELQLKQNDCEILIRKKAALPQPPVVMAPPSAPQAYVQQQLPPASAPAPAAPAALALPPPAPSKPKSSHPPMKCPMAGTFYRSPAPGAPPFVKVGDKVQKGQLVCIIEAMKLMNEIEADQAGTIVEIIAEDGKPVSVDTPLFVIEP from the exons ATGGCTTCTTTCAGTGTTCCTTGTCCTAAGGTTTCAGTCCTTTCTGTTGCTTCATCTTCCCATTCTAGCCAGACCCATCAACCCCATGTGTCCGTTTCCTTCAGATCCGGTCCTGCATTGGTCCCTCGTATTCAG GGTGGTTCCAGTTGGGTACAATCTCAGGTGTTTAAGGTGAATGCAAAGCTGAATGAG GTTGCGATTGACCAGTCGAACAATTCAACACCAGTTTCTGAGGAAAGCTTGGAGGAAGTATCGAAGACGGAATACAGTATTCCAGATGCTTCATCCATTCAAGCATTCATGTCTCAGGCAGCTGATCTCGTGCA GCTTGTGGATTCGAGGGACATTGTGGAGCTGCAGCTAAAGCAAAACGACTGTGAAATTCTTATAAGGAAGAAGGCGGCATTGCCCCAGCCACCTGTTGTTATGGCCCCGCCGTCTGCTCCACAGGCCTATGTTCAACAGCAGTTGCCTCCTGCAAGTGCACCTGCTCCTGCTGCTCCAGCAGCTCTTGCGCTTCCACCACCTGCGCCTTCAAAGCCTAAGTCTTCACATCCTCCAATGAAATGTCCCATGGCTGGAACATTCTATCGATCACCTGCCCCAGGGGCACCACCTTTTGTAAAG GTAGGAGACAAGGTCCAGAAAGGGCAATTAGTCTGTATCATTGAGGCTATGAAACTGATGAACGAAATTGAG GCTGATCAAGCTGGAACCATAGTTGAAATAATTGCAGAGGATGGTAAGCCCGTTAGTGTGGACACG CCTCTATTTGTCATTGAACCATGA
- the LOC107855359 gene encoding uncharacterized protein LOC107855359, with the protein MQGEFNGLKTLIMNDTPSAYSVHCFAHQLQLTLVAVVKKHHEVDQFFDILANVLNIVGGSFECREMLRDDQTEKLEELLMLGEVHTGSGLNQELGLQRAGDTRWSSHFKTVRNFIKSFSSIIHVLEVLAKEGSNYQEKSLAKSLVDDIRSYEFVYTLYLMLKVLAITHDLNMALQRKDQDIVTAMNLVGFTKRQLQSMRDSKWDSLVKDVSLFCAKHDIVIPEMNKNYALEKSKRKISSITYSYHLRVEIFNAVIDLQLGELNSHFDEVNTDLLLGMASLSLDNSFVNYDKNRIIKLATFYQDEFSDSMLTDLSFELDNYIDYMRQGNNDFSKLKRHGDFQRHW; encoded by the coding sequence ATGCAGGGAGAATTCAATGGTCTTAAAACTTTGATTATGAATGATACCCCTTCGGCATATAGTGTACATTGTTTTGCTCATCAGTTACAATTGACTCTTGTAGCTGTTGTAAAGAAGCATCATGAAGTAGATCAATTTTTTGATATTCTTGCtaatgttttgaatattgttggAGGATCTTTTGAGTGCAGGGAGATGCTTAGAGATGATCAAACAGAAAAATTAGAAGAGTTATTGATGCTCGGTGAAGTTCATACAGGAAGCGGATTGAATCAAGAACTTGGACTTCAAAGGGCAGGAGATACTCGTTGGAGTTCTCATTTTAAAACAGTGCGTAACTTTATTAAATCATTCTCTTCAATTATTCATGTACTAGAAGTTCTTGCTAAGGAGGGTTCAAATTACCAAGAGAAATCATTGGCAAAGAGTTTAGTAGATGACATAAGATCTTATGAGTTTGTGTATACGCTATATTTGATGTTAAAAGTATTGGCAATTACACATGATTTGAATATGGCTTTGCAAAGAAAAGATCAAGATATCGTTACTGCTATGAACCTTGTTGGTTTCACAAAGAGACAGTTGCAATCTATGAGAGATTCTAAATGGGATTCTTTGGTAAAGGATGTTTCTTTATTTTGTGCCAAACATGATATTGTGATTCCCGAAATGAATAAGAATTATGCTCTTGAAAAGTCAAAGCGTAAGATTTCAAGTATTACATATTCTTATCATTTGCGTGTTGAAATTTTTAATGCTGTAATTGATTTGCAACTTGGTGAGCTTAACAGTCATTTTGATGAAGTGAATACTGATCTACTTCTTGGTATGGCTAGTTTGAGTCTAGATAACTCTTTtgtaaattatgataaaaataggATTATAAAACTTGCTACCTTTTATCAGGATGAGTTTAGTGATTCCATGCTTACGGATCTTAGTTTTGAACTTGACAATTATATTGACTATATGCGACAAGGGAATAATGATTTCTCTAAGTTGAAAAGACATGGGGACTTTCAGAGACATTGGTGA
- the LOC107855448 gene encoding uncharacterized protein LOC107855448, translating to MESKVLPIAQSPAPSPPTFSDKAKDFNLQNPAAKSPAPSITPSTPLSVQDIRRWKPAAQRNLRNQWSKLASLQTQWLSLSSTARSYASNVVNSYLSQRYMDAMELGVLTEMPDIRKKACSKLLRQQVTNRSKLLSSYKDMVAVVTQMVNVSKSMRCYLKGSSGTSVTEFSCFPGNQNDTGDCDGIPVFTFWSIFDFEKLAEELVQMFVSETSIKRLLVMEICSIGAEDFSQVERLKWNDHFYVGEFDDLCICKSSSNEVVKQLVPRVESCNFQSTSMQSSSQLERSILQVYLTTWITEVNVDRFRIGELLTIAGEEMHVVIS from the exons ATGGAGTCCAAAGTCCTCCCAATTGCTCAGTCGCCGGCGCCGTCACCTCCTACCTTTTCCGACAAAGCCAAGGACTTTAACCTTCAAAATCCGGCTGCAAAATCTCCGGCGCCGTCAATAACGCCGTCGACGCCGTTATCTGTACAAGATATACGGCGATGGAAACCGGCGGCGCAACGTAACCTGAGAAACCAATGGTCGAAGTTAGCTTCTCTACAGACTCAATGGCTTTCCTTATCATCTACTGCTCGATCATACGCCAGTAATGTAGTAAATTCTTATCTCTCCCAAAG GTATATGGATGCAATGGAGTTAGGTGTATTGACAGAGATGCCTGATATACGTAAAAAAGCATGTAGTAAATTGTTGAGGCAGCAG GTGACTAATAGGAGTAAGCTCTTGTCATCTTACAAAGATATG GTTGCTGTTGTAACTCAGATGGTCAATGTTTCTAAATCTATGAGGTGTTATCTGAAAGGATCAAGTGGCACCTCAGTTACTGAGTTTTCTTGCTTCCCTGGAAATCAGAATGACACTGGTGATTGTGATGGAATTCCTGTTTTCACCTTTTGGTCAATCTTTGATTTCG AGAAACTGGCAGAGGAGCTGGTCCAGATGTTTGTGTCAGAAACAAGTATAAAG CGGTTGCTAGTGATGGAAATATGCTCCATCGGGGCCGAGGATTTTTCACAAGTCGAGAGGCTGAAATGGAATGATCATTTCTATGTTGGAGAGTTTGATGATCTATGCATATGTAAGTCAAGCTCAAATGAGGTTGTTAAGCAACTCGTGCCCAGGGTAGAGAGCTGCAATTTTCAGTCTACCAGCATGCAATCAAGTAGTCAATTAGAGAGGAGCATTCTCCAG GTTTACTTAACCACCTGGATTACAGAAGTCAATGTTGATAGATTCAG GATAGGTGAATTACTTACCATAGCAGGTGAGGAGATGCATGTTGTCATATCATGA
- the LOC107855445 gene encoding protein Asterix, with amino-acid sequence MSSPANDPRQPSTAKPYKPSPVAPQDLPIDYSGFIAVIFGVFGAMFRYKICSWLAIIFSAQSLANMRNMETDLKQISMAMMFGIMGLMTNYLGVGPRGSKKT; translated from the exons ATGTCGTCACCGGCGAACGATCCACGGCAACCGTCGACGGCGAAGCCGTACAAGCCTTCGCCGGTAGCTCCACAAGATCTTCCTATTGATTACTCCGGCTTCATCGCCGTCATCTTCGGCGTCTTTGGCGCCATGTTCAGA TACAAGATTTGCTCGTGGCTTGcgattatattcagtgctcaatCCCTTGCTAACATGAGGAATATGGAAACTGATCTTAAGCAGATCTCGATGGCCATGAT GTTTGGTATTATGGGTCTCATGACAAACTACTTGGGTGTTGGTCCCCGTGGAAGCAAGAAAACTTGA